From a single Patagioenas fasciata isolate bPatFas1 chromosome 19, bPatFas1.hap1, whole genome shotgun sequence genomic region:
- the LOC136110231 gene encoding F-box/WD repeat-containing protein 10-like, giving the protein MQRRTRLLCPLTGRDEAVGPAAHRSPSNVFGCKNLISCLPSHLSLYIFGLLDEKSLEACASVNRFWAHLVEEVNKERECQKTIQESILYLQGLCPRRAVPTYAKRVDVAVPVLNEEGDVIEGHDCESKPQRGERREEKDNLQEAYRDLKTDTIQLEERNVFCGSYSVRVLMDQSDQSRIIHYSGGDLVAVVSASRKVRFLGMPGTKEVPPLLSGSAGSKALLLDENKGLVLSTGFDLSIRCWNIYSGACVKVFDGHRGTVTCLDLHEEQLVSGARDGMVKVWNLRSGRCLQTLQHSSAVWVVRTDGARVVSGCERGLVRVWAADTGALIKTLEEHQGPVKCLSFDQWHLVTGSTDGSALGWSMLGKLSRCLIAFHHPKEVVSLQLLYLRVISGCADGNIRIFNYLTGTCLKVLTADTSGSPISSVHVSENRMVINSPAVVLVFQFEDVSWDYTLDAAREVAGKTNQQQATWSRTAVPCWRRLYHDRMRRLALEPEGAGGSCFQPGSAAGSRLQHGTSINVPAHLDKAESTWQFGKRRGESGPMSVDKFLLTLNTLQNARKAAALRYPVHRHAEVREVCESEQHHPEKVQIHKPSLQRKNDQAAQLQRAKLHSDSLTPRVISVPFETKMLQLKLKNSLHGPTVKSSIPAPSVVRLKTCSGLLKEKKAPGEVIPPPGDGVQVVDPVTAAAERTKPTHATIAQTGNKEVSRRKISFCTSAADPSQPNGGFRLLTEKWKERCEAAVAAQCKAEQQLTEERERARRKAWLRKAKGLPVDSFTGEGKIPAPELGFNTFI; this is encoded by the exons atgcagaggagaactcgcctgctgtgccccttaactggtcgagatgaggctgtgggtcctgccgcccaccggtcaccctctaatgtctttgggtgcaagaacttaattagctgcctgccatctcacctgtccctgtacatCTTTG GACTTTTGGATGAGAAATCCCTCGAAGCATGTGCGTCTGTGAATAGATTCTGGGCTCATCTGGTTGAAGAAGTCAATAAGGAACGTGAATGTCAAAAAACAATCCAGGAGAGTATCCTATATTTGCAG gggttgtgccccagaagagcagttccaacctatgccaaaagagtcgatgtggcagttccagtgttaaacgaagagggggatgtcattgaaggccatgactgcgaaagtaaaccgcag agaggagaaagacgGGAGGAGAAAGACAATCTGCAGGAAGCCTATCGCGATCTGAAAACCGACACAATCCaactagaagagagaaatgtcttctgtggctcctacagtgttcgtgtcctcatggacca atcagaccagagcagAATAATCCACTACAGTGGTGGTGACCTGGTAGCCGTTGTCTCTGCAAGCCGAAAAGTGCGGTTCCTTGGCATGCCGGGGACGAAAGAAGtgccgcctctgctctctggtagtgctgggagcaaagctctgctcctcgatgagaacaaaggcttggtcctcagcacaggctttgatctcagcatcag GTGCTGGAATATCTACAGTGGTGCTTGTGTGAAAGTCTTCGATGGTCACCGTGGGACAGTCACCTGCTTGGATTTACACGAAGAGCAGCTCGTGTCGGGAGCCAGGGATGGGATGGTAAAAG tgtggaatctgaggagtgggcgatgtctccagaccctgcagcacagcagcgctgtctgggtggtcagaaccgacggtgcccgcgttgtcagcgggtgcgagcgagggctggtcagagtctgggctgcggatacgggcgctctgatcaaa acattagaggagcaccaaggcccagtgaagtgcttgtcctttgaccagtggcaccttgtcacaggcagcaccgatgggagcgccctgggatggagcatgttgggaaagctgagcagatgcCTCATAGCTTTCCACCACCCAAA ggaagtcgtgtctctgcagctcctctatcTCCGGGTCATCAGCGGCTGCGCTGACGGGAACATCCGTATATTTAACTACCTGACTGGGACCTGCCTGAAAGTGCTGACGGCCGATACCAGTGGGAGCCCCATCTCTTCTGTCCATGTGTCAGAAAACAG gatggtgataaattctccagccgtagtgctggtgttccagtttgaggaCGTCAGCTGGGACTACACCTTGGATGCTGCCCGAGAGGTGGCGGGGAAGACCAACCAGCAGCAGGCGACTTGGAGCAGAACCGCGGTTCCCTGCTGGCGAAGGCTGTACCACGACCGGATGCGCCGCCTGGCTCTGGAACCAGAAGGTGCTGGCGGCTCCTGTTTTCAACCTGGGTCCGCTGCCG GTAGCAGACTCCAACATGGCACTTCTATCAATGTACCTGCGCATCTTGACAAGGCAGAATCCACTTGgcaatttggaaagagaagaggtgaaagtGGTCCCATGTCCGTTGACAAGTTCCTCTTAACGCTCAACACGCTGCAGAATGCCCGCAAGGCAGCCGCCCTCAGGTACCCCGTTCATCGCCACGCAGAAGTCAGGGAAGTCTGTGAAAGTGAGCAACACCACCCTGAAAAGGTACAAATACACAAACCCTCCCTGCAACGCAAAAACGATCAGGCAGCCCAGCTCCAACGTGCCAAATTGCACAGTGATTCTCTGACCCCAAGGGTAATCTCTGTGCCCtttgaaaccaaaatgctgcagctcaagctgaaaaactctttgcatggccccactgtgaagtcctccatccctgctccctctgttgtgcggctcaagacttgctctgggttgctgaaggaaaagaaagctcctGGGGAAGTCATTCCTCCCCCTGGAGATGGGGTTCAGGTTGTTGATCCCgttacagctgctgctgagaggaccAAACCAACGCATGCGACCATTGCACAAACGGGAAACAAAGAggtttccaggagaaaaatctctttttgcacGAGTGCTGCAGACCCTTCCCAGCCTAACGGTGGGTTCAGGCTTCTGACGGAAAAATGGAAGGAGCGGTGCGAGGCAGCTGTTGCAGCTCAGtgtaaggcagagcagcagctcacggAAGAACGGGAGCGAGCGCGCAGGAAAGCCTGGCTACGGAAAGCGAAAGGCCTGCCTGTGGACTCTTTCACTGGGGAGGGGAAGATACCCGCTCCTGAGCTGGGCTTTAATACATTTATCTGA